A stretch of DNA from Bacillus sp. Marseille-Q1617:
TATGTAAATTTCACTATTTTTAGAGAAAACAGTAAAATTTAGCTTTTTACAGTTGAAAAAATAGAATTTATTAGTCAAAAAATGTCGTTCTCATGGTATCATTATAACAATGAGAATTTATTAATGAAACTTTCAAATTGATATAGATGTCTACTGAATAGTTGAACAGGGGGCTTAAGATGCAATATGTCATCGCTGGAATCATACTAATCTTGATTTTATTCCTTATAGGAGTCTTATCCAGAAAGAAATATTATTCGGAAATTGACCGGTACGAAGCATGGAAGGTAGATATTATGAACCGCCCGATACCGGAGGAACTGTCTAAAGTCAAACAGCTTAATATGACTGGGCAGACGGAGCAGCTTTTCGAAGGCTGGAGACAGGGATGGGACGAGATCGTGGCTGTGCAGCTTCCTGATATTGAAGAATTGCTATTCGATGCAGAAGAATACACAGATAAGTTCCGTTTCAAGAAGACAAAAGAGACACTGGCTAAGATCGATGGGGTCCTTACCGACACAGAATCCAAAATCGACAACATCCTTCAGGAGCTGAACGAGCTTGTAGGCAGTGAAGAAAAGAACAGGGAAGAAATCGAACTTTTACAAGAAGAATATCGTGGCAGCAAGAAGCAGCTGCTTGCATATCGCCATACATATGGCCAGGCGGCTAAGAAGATTGAAGCCGTGCTGGACACGCTCGCAAAAGAAATCGAACAATATAATGAACTGACAGATCAGGGGAATTATCTGGATGCACGTGAAATTGTGTTGAACCTGGGTCTGGAAATGAAGTCGATTGCCTATAAGATGGAGAGCATTCCTAAGCTGACCGCAGACTGCGAAAATATTCTTCCTTCCCAGTTATCTGAGCTGGAAGCCGGTTATGCCGAAATGACAGAGCAAGGCTACATACTCAACCATGTAGAAGTGGAAAAAGAAGTGAAGGCATTGAATGAAACGCTTTCCGGGTTCACTGAACGTCTTCAGTCTTTAGAAGTAGAAGAAGTGGAACAGGGATTGCAGGAAATCAAGAGTAAGGTTGAAATGCTGTATGATTTATTGGAAAAAGAAGTACATGCCAGACATTTTGTTCTTCAATACAAGGATGAAACGACTGAAGGATTAATAAAAGCAAAAGAAGAAAATGATGATATTCAATATGAAGTGAATCTGGTACAGCAAGGATACCATTTACATGAATCCGACCTTAAGGCACCACAGGAACTTCAGAAGAAAATCATACAATTATCAAAGCGCCATGAATTGGTCATCAATAAGGTTGAAAGCAATAAGACAGCTTACTCAACGCTGAGTGAAGAACTGAAGGAAATCAGAAACGGGCTAGAAGTACTTATCGGGGAACAGGCGGAATTTGCCTTATTCCTGCAGACTTTAAGAAAAGATGAATTAACGACGCGTGAGAAAATTGCCGATCTTAAGAAAAAGACGGCAGAAGCAAGCAGGATGATCGCTAAAAGCAATGTGCCGGGTCTGCCTGCAGATTACGATGATCTTCTGAATGAAGTTCACCGAAAGATCGAACAAGTGAACGCAAGCCTGACAGAAAAACCATTGAATATGAAATTCATCCAGGAAACGCTGTTAGAAGCCGAAGATACAGTAGATCACTTCTATAACAAGACGCAGGTGCTGATTGAGAATGTTCTCCTTTCAGAGAAGATCATTCAGTACGGAAACCGCTACAGAAGCCGTTATCATTCTGTACAGGAAGGGCTGCAGGCGGCAGAAGAAGCCTTCAGGCAATATGACTACCGCAAAGCGCTTGAGGAAGCAGCCACCACGATTGAAAAAGTGGAGCCGGGAGCTCTGAAAAAGATTGAAAAAATGATTAACCTGGAAGAACAGTAATCAGGAAAGCCAGCATGCCTATTAATATGGTGTGCTGGCTTTTTTGTTGGAGTGATAAGTTGTAAAAAATTAAAAGGTCCGCTGAAGAAAGTCACCTTTCTTCAGCGGACCTGAAAACAAATACGTTACTAAATCAAGCTTCGATAATTCGTTTTGATGCACCTGCAAGGATAGCTATGACATATCCAATGACAGCTCCAGCTATTGCAGGTAAGATCCAACCGATTCCTTCAGCATAGAAAGGAAGGAAGCTCAAAGCACTGCTCACAGCACTTACATCCATTCCAGCTGTCTTAAGGCCGTCAATCAAGCTGATTAGTACTGTCGGTACTAAAGCACCAATGTAAACCATGGAATAACCATTGAACCAATTATGCATGAACGATAACAGGATCAATACAATCGCCAATGGATAAATGATGATGAGTACCGGCAAAGAAACGGCAATCAGCTGAGTCAATCCGATATTGGCAATCAACATGCTGAAGGCAGACAAAATAATGACCAGCTTTGGATACGATACAGGTGAAATCTTCGAAAAGTATTGGGCACAAGCTGAAACCAATCCAACAGATGTGGTAATGCACGCAAATGTGATGGCAAGTCCCAGAATCACTGCACCTAAAGAACCAAACAAGTGGTTTGCTGATGCAGAAAGAATCGCTCCTCCGTTAGCCTGGGCACCGATTGAATCCGTACTCGTGGCGCCGATATAGCTAAGGGACAGGTACACAAGTGCCAATCCGGCTGCAGCGATGAAGCCCGCAATGATTGTGATCCTTGTCAGGCTTGTCTTACTCGTGATGCCGCGATCCTTTATGGCGTTGATGACGACAATCCCGAATACTAACGCCGCAATTGTATCCATTGTCAGATAGCCTTCAATGAACCCTTTAAAGAGTGCACCATCCTGGTAAGCAGGATTCGGTTCGCCGAAGCTCCCCATAGGAGTTACAATGCTTTTCACTACCAATATGGTTAGAATGATGAGCAAAGACGGTGTCAGAATCTTCCCTATCCTGTCAACAAGCTTGGAAGGATTCATCGCAAGCCAAGCTGTAAGGGCAAAAAAGATAATCGAATAGATAAGAAGGGAAACCCCGTATTTTGCTGTATCTTCAGAAAGGAAAGGAATGATGCCGATTTCATACGCAACAGTGCCGGTTCTTGGTATTCCGAAAAACGGGCCGATTGCAAGATACATAATAATCGTAAAAATTAATCCGAATATCGGATGTACACGGTTTGCAAGAGTTTGAAGATCTCCGCCGGATTTGGCGATGGCGATTACCCCCATTAATGGGAGACCCACTCCTGTGATCAAAAATCCGATGATCCCTGTCCATACTTGATCGCCTGCCTGTTGACCAAGGAATGGAGGAAAAATCATATTTCCAGCTCCAAGGAAAAGAGCGAAGAGCATAAGACCAACAGTTAAAACACCACTGAATGACAGCGCTTTCTCGTTCATATATACCCCTCCGTTTGTAAACGTTATCATGAGCAAAACTATCTTATCATATCCATGTAGAAAAATGTCGAAAAACTAAATAGTCTTACAATTTAGTATATTTAAATAACTTCCTTCCTTCATCACCTAAATGATTGTCGCAAATTTCATTAGAGTTATCAATGGTTATTTTTATAAAATATTAAAAAATTTGAACGTTTTTCTTTAATAACATTATTATTTTAATAATAATCGCTGTGCATTTTTTTAATTTGATTTGGGAAAAAAAGATTTTGTGATAAGATTAATGATTGGATAGAACTAAAGAAGGTGTATAGCGTGATATATTTTGATAATGCAGCAACCACAAGGCCATATCAGGAAGCTTTGGATGCTTTTTTGAAAGTGAATGAAGTCTACTTTGCCAACCCTTCATCCATTCATTCATTTGGGGGCCGGGTGGAAAAACTGATTTCACAGTCAAGGAAACAAATTGCCGGCCTCTTAAAAATCAAAGAGAAGGAAGTATTTTTCACTTCTGGCGGCACAGAGTCGAATAATTTAGCCATCAAAGGGACGGCTTTACAATATGGATATAGAGGGAAGCATATTATTACGACCAAAATCGAACATCCTTCTGTATCTAATACAATGAAGCAATTGGAGTCAATTGGATACTCTGTTACTTATCTTGATGTCAATGAATCGGGAATAGTCGATCCTTATGAGGTCGAAAAAGCGATTCAGAATGATACGATCCTTGTATCGATCATGCACGTAAATAATGAAATAGGGTCGATTCAGCCAATCGAAGAAATCGGGTCCATATTAAAAAATCACTCCAAAATCATCTTTCATGTGGATGGTGTGCAGGCATGCGGTAAAATTCCCGTATCCCTGCCGGGTGATCAAATTGATTTATACAGTATTTCCGCACATAAGATCCATGGCCTTAAAGGGACAGGTATGCTTTTCGTAAGAGATGGTGTGAACATCTCCCCGCTTCTTTCCGGAGGCGAGCAGGAAGGAAATATAAGAAGCGGGACAGAAAACACGGGCGGCATCGTTTCTTTTGCAAAAGCGATGAGGATGTATATGGAAGAAAGCCGGGAACACTTCAGCAGGATGAAGGATATTCAAAGTTATTTAAGGAAAGAACTGATAAAAATAGCTGGAGTGAACATTCATACACCTCAAATGGAAAGTGCACATCATATCCTTAACTTCTCCATTAAAGACTTCAAGAGCGAAATAGTCGTACATGCTTTGGATCAACATGAGGTGTACGTCTCCACTACAAGTGCGTGTTCATCAAAGAAAAGCAAGCCGAGTCAGACACTTTTATCAATGGGAGTGGGAGAAGACCTTGCAGACCGGGCGATCAGAATAAGCTTGTCCTTTCATAACACAATGGAAGAAGCGGAGCGATTTGTTCAGCTGCTAAAACAAGAAACAGCCCAATTACAGAAAACAATGAGGAGATCACGATGAAATACAATCGAATTCTAGTCAGATACGGTGAGATTTCTACAAAAGGAAGAAACCGCAAAAAGTTCACATCAAAGCTTAGAGAGAATATTGTTCAGGCGTTAAAGGATATTCCAGGGATATCAGTGTCTGCAAGCCGCGACCGACTGCATATCCTATTGGGGGAGGAAAACGGGGAAGAAGTCATACCGCGTCTTCAAAAGATCTTCGGTATCCAATCATTCAGCCCTGTAGTGAAAGTTGAACGTGATATAGAAGAAATTTGCAAAGCAGGAGCGGCATTGGTGCAAAAGAGCTTTGAACCAGGTAAAACTTTTAAGGTGTCAGCCCGCCGTGCAGATAAGCATTTTCCTCTTGAGACCAACGAAATCAATTATGAAGTCGGTTCCTACATTTTAAGGAATACGGAAGGTCTGACAGTAGATGTCAAAAACCCGGATATTAAATTAAATGTAGAAGTAAGAAAGGAAGGGGTTTATCTTTCCTCAGAAATTTACCCTGGTTCGACCGGGATGCCGGTAGGGGCAAGTGGAAAGGCTATGCTGATGCTGTCAGGCGGTATCGACAGCCCGGTTGCCGGATATTTAACCATGAAGCGCGGAGTGGAAATTGAAGCGGTCCATTTTCACAGCCCTCCTTTTACAAGTGAACGGGCAAAGCAGAAAGTGATTGATCTTTCAAGAAAACTTTCAGCTTTTAGCGGCAGCATCAAATTACATGTGGTACCTTTTACAAAAATTCAGCAGACGATTCATGATCAGGTGCCTGAGAACTATACCATGACATCAACGAGACGAATGATGCTGAAGATAGCTGATAAAATCCGTCAGCAGAATGAGGGTCTTGCCTTGATCACCGGAGAAAGCCTCGGCCAGGTAGCGAGTCAGACGCTTGAGAGCATGCAGGCGATTAATGATGTTACAAATACTCCTGTCTTGAGGCCGCTGATCGCCATGGATAAATTGGAAATTATCGATATCGCCCAAAAAATCGATACTCATGATATATCGATCCTTCCTTATGAGGATTGCTGTACGATCTTTACACCGCCTGCACCGAAAACGAGACCAAAAAAAGAAAAGATCCAGTACTATGAAAGCTTTGTTGATTTTGAGCTTTTAATAAATGAAGCCGTCAAGGAAACCGAGACCATCACCATCAATGGAGCAGCAGATACTGCACTGGAAGAAAGCTTTGATGACCTCCTCTAAATAGGAACATTTACCAGTGAAATTCGTTGCATGAAGCCATGTGTTTTCGCGCAATCTATACTCAACAAGCAACGAGGAGGTGAAAACACATGGCAGACAACAGAAGTTCTAACCAACTAGTAGCTCCTGGAGCTCAACAAGCAATCGACCAAATGAAATACGAAATCGCTTCTGAATTCGGAGTTCAACTTGGTCCAGATGCAACTGCACGCGCTAACGGTTCTGTAGGTGGTGAAATCACTAAGCGTTTAGTCCAAATGGCTGAACAACAAATCGGTGGCGGATACCAAAAATAATTAAATACAATGGCTACAAGGAGCGGGGCTGACCCGCTCCTTTTAATTATGTCCCGGCATTCCAGGCCGCAGTTGATTTCCGTGGAAGACTTCGCTTTCCGCGGGTAGCCCGTGAGCCTCCTCGGCGAGCTGTGCTGCACCCCTATTGTTGGACACCCATCCAACAATAGGAGGTGCCCGTCAAATGGCTAAGTTTACCCAAGAGTTTAAACTTCATGTTGCCAAGCGTTATCTCAATGAATTGGTCAGTTATCGAGACCTAGCGAATCAAGTGGGTGTTGATGATTCGATTCTCCGCTACTGGGTGATGTTAGTTCGTCACCACGGTGATCAAGCTTTTACCTTTCCCTATACAAACTATCCTCGTGCCTTTAAACTGAGGGTAATTCAATTTATTACGGAAAAGAATTACTCCATTCGAGAGGCATCAGCCATTTTTCATATCCCAGATCCATGTATGGTTCGCAGGTGGAAGAAAAAGTGGGAGACAGCTGGAGAAGATGCCCTTGAACCTAAAGGAAAGGGGCTTTCTACAATGACTTCTAATAACAAGAATAAAAAGGCCAAAGACAACTCTTCCAACCAGTCGGTAGAAGATATGAAAAAAGAACTTGAATACCTTCGTATGGAGAACGCCTATTTAAAAAAGCTGAAAGCCTTAGTTCAGGAAGAACAATCACCAACGAAATCAAAGCGAAAGTAGTGTATGAACTAAGGAATGAATTCCCGGTGACTCGAACGATAAAAGTAGCCAAGATGCCCAAAAGTACTTACTACAACCTCATTAAAAAGTGGAGCCAACCAGACCCTGACCGTAAATGGAAAAGGAGAATACATTTCATTTACCATAGACATTCAGGTCGGTTTGGTTACCGTCGCATTACCGACGTGCTTCAGGAAAAAGGATATTCGATCAATAAAAAGAAAGTACTTCGAATTATGAGAGACCTCGGACTTAAATGCATGGTGCGAATGAAAAAGTACAAATCGTATAAAGGAGAAGTCGGAAAAGCAGCTCCAAACATTTTAAACCGTAACTTTAGTGCCAAAAAACCTAACCAAAAGTGGGTGACGGACATTACGGAATTTGCATTGTTTGGACAAAAGCTATATCTGTCTCCGATTTTAGACCTGTTTAACGGCGAAATCATCACCTACACGATTCAATCAAGGCCGACATTTGATTTGGTTGAAACGATGTTGGCACAAGGTTTAAAACATGTAAACGAAGGTGACGAGCTCTTAATTCATTCCGACCAGGGTTGGCACTATCGAATGGCCCAGTACCGAAGGGTACTGAAGGAACACAACATCACCCAAAGTATGTCTCGCAAAGGAAACTGTTATGACAACTCTGTCATGGAAAACTTTTTTGGAATCCTAAAATCAGAATTCCTTTATCTACAAGATTTTGATAGTATCGAGCACTTTAAAGACGAACTTGAACAATACATGCATTACTACAACCATTTGAGAATTAAATCAAGGTTGAAACGGAAAAGTCCAGTAGCTTATCGACTTAGTACAGAATTAGCTGCTTAACAAATAAGTGTCCAACTTTATGGGTCCAGTGCACGAGCCTGCGGGGTCTCACATTAGCAACTTTTCCCGCAGGAGTCTTCGTCTTCCACTCCAATTAAATGCTGAATCCACTTTACTCTTATATTCCGCTCCTTATTTTAATGTTAATAACTGTTTACAACCCCATTAAAAATATTAAAAATATCATTTGAGAGATGATTTTAGTAGTATGTTGAAAGCACAGAGTGGATTGGAGCGGAAGGCATTTGACTCCGGCGGGATGTGAGGAAAGGTCGAGACCCCGCAGGAGCTTTAGCGACGAGGAGGCTCGACTTCCTCCCCGCGGAAAGCAAATGCCTGCAGCGGAAAAGAACGATCTACTTCTATACCCAAAACATGCTATTAAGTCCCCTGTAATTTGATT
This window harbors:
- the ezrA gene encoding septation ring formation regulator EzrA; this translates as MQYVIAGIILILILFLIGVLSRKKYYSEIDRYEAWKVDIMNRPIPEELSKVKQLNMTGQTEQLFEGWRQGWDEIVAVQLPDIEELLFDAEEYTDKFRFKKTKETLAKIDGVLTDTESKIDNILQELNELVGSEEKNREEIELLQEEYRGSKKQLLAYRHTYGQAAKKIEAVLDTLAKEIEQYNELTDQGNYLDAREIVLNLGLEMKSIAYKMESIPKLTADCENILPSQLSELEAGYAEMTEQGYILNHVEVEKEVKALNETLSGFTERLQSLEVEEVEQGLQEIKSKVEMLYDLLEKEVHARHFVLQYKDETTEGLIKAKEENDDIQYEVNLVQQGYHLHESDLKAPQELQKKIIQLSKRHELVINKVESNKTAYSTLSEELKEIRNGLEVLIGEQAEFALFLQTLRKDELTTREKIADLKKKTAEASRMIAKSNVPGLPADYDDLLNEVHRKIEQVNASLTEKPLNMKFIQETLLEAEDTVDHFYNKTQVLIENVLLSEKIIQYGNRYRSRYHSVQEGLQAAEEAFRQYDYRKALEEAATTIEKVEPGALKKIEKMINLEEQ
- the brnQ gene encoding branched-chain amino acid transport system II carrier protein, coding for MNEKALSFSGVLTVGLMLFALFLGAGNMIFPPFLGQQAGDQVWTGIIGFLITGVGLPLMGVIAIAKSGGDLQTLANRVHPIFGLIFTIIMYLAIGPFFGIPRTGTVAYEIGIIPFLSEDTAKYGVSLLIYSIIFFALTAWLAMNPSKLVDRIGKILTPSLLIILTILVVKSIVTPMGSFGEPNPAYQDGALFKGFIEGYLTMDTIAALVFGIVVINAIKDRGITSKTSLTRITIIAGFIAAAGLALVYLSLSYIGATSTDSIGAQANGGAILSASANHLFGSLGAVILGLAITFACITTSVGLVSACAQYFSKISPVSYPKLVIILSAFSMLIANIGLTQLIAVSLPVLIIIYPLAIVLILLSFMHNWFNGYSMVYIGALVPTVLISLIDGLKTAGMDVSAVSSALSFLPFYAEGIGWILPAIAGAVIGYVIAILAGASKRIIEA
- a CDS encoding cysteine desulfurase family protein, producing the protein MIYFDNAATTRPYQEALDAFLKVNEVYFANPSSIHSFGGRVEKLISQSRKQIAGLLKIKEKEVFFTSGGTESNNLAIKGTALQYGYRGKHIITTKIEHPSVSNTMKQLESIGYSVTYLDVNESGIVDPYEVEKAIQNDTILVSIMHVNNEIGSIQPIEEIGSILKNHSKIIFHVDGVQACGKIPVSLPGDQIDLYSISAHKIHGLKGTGMLFVRDGVNISPLLSGGEQEGNIRSGTENTGGIVSFAKAMRMYMEESREHFSRMKDIQSYLRKELIKIAGVNIHTPQMESAHHILNFSIKDFKSEIVVHALDQHEVYVSTTSACSSKKSKPSQTLLSMGVGEDLADRAIRISLSFHNTMEEAERFVQLLKQETAQLQKTMRRSR
- the thiI gene encoding tRNA uracil 4-sulfurtransferase ThiI, encoding MKYNRILVRYGEISTKGRNRKKFTSKLRENIVQALKDIPGISVSASRDRLHILLGEENGEEVIPRLQKIFGIQSFSPVVKVERDIEEICKAGAALVQKSFEPGKTFKVSARRADKHFPLETNEINYEVGSYILRNTEGLTVDVKNPDIKLNVEVRKEGVYLSSEIYPGSTGMPVGASGKAMLMLSGGIDSPVAGYLTMKRGVEIEAVHFHSPPFTSERAKQKVIDLSRKLSAFSGSIKLHVVPFTKIQQTIHDQVPENYTMTSTRRMMLKIADKIRQQNEGLALITGESLGQVASQTLESMQAINDVTNTPVLRPLIAMDKLEIIDIAQKIDTHDISILPYEDCCTIFTPPAPKTRPKKEKIQYYESFVDFELLINEAVKETETITINGAADTALEESFDDLL
- a CDS encoding alpha/beta-type small acid-soluble spore protein, which produces MADNRSSNQLVAPGAQQAIDQMKYEIASEFGVQLGPDATARANGSVGGEITKRLVQMAEQQIGGGYQK